DNA from Onychomys torridus chromosome 1, mOncTor1.1, whole genome shotgun sequence:
AGAGGTTTCTGGGTCTGAACCTTCTGAAAGTTCATTGTTGCAGCAATGTGTGTTCCTTCTATGCCAGCTGGTGTGAACTGGAACCTACCTGTGGCTCTCAGCCTGCCTAAACATCAACCATTTGCCCCAGAAGGGAAGCATCTTTCTGGCTGGACTGTGGACCTGGAGAGGGGTCATGCTTTCCTTGGGCTTGATATAAATTCTAAATTCCTCTATGCAAATGCATGAAGCCTCTATGATCACTTCTGTAGTTCCAAAGACTTCCCATGTTTCTGGACACCCTACAGTGATTAGATATAAGATCACTCTGTACTCAGTAGTCTAACTGTAGCCCATTTCAGGTTCTCCCTGGCCTCTCACTCAAACTTAACTCCCTAGGACAACATTTATTAGAGCCTGGATGTAGGTAAGTAATCCAGATACTGTGCAGACCATGCACATGGAGAGAGTGCCTAGAATGATGAAGGGTAGCATTGGTAAAGCCAAGGAGCACATACCCCAGTACAGGTGTATCGGGAATGATTGAACACAGTGAGGCATAGGAGACAAGGTCCCTAGACTGTAAACAAGTGATTTTCCTGTGACTGTCAAGACCCAGAATGGATCAGATGACTGACATGTATACATggttcttcatctttaaaaacaaaaggcatttGTGGATTGGTATCATATGTCTTGAATGACTCTCTCTTAATTCTCAAAGTAATACTACTAGAATATTTGTCATTTGGGTCTTTATCAttcaaatggagaaactgaggcacagacatTTGATAACTTGCTGAGAGTCACAGAGCTAGTGATGTTAGAACCAGTTTACCATTGAGTCTGACTCCAAACCTATGACAGAGAGCATGGTACATATTCTTTGGAAATATTAAGGAAAGATTACTGTGATAAATGATACTTGAACTTTATCTTGAAAAGTAATCACCAAACTAAAATTGATGATGTCTTTGCATAGACTGAAACATGTGGTCAAGGGATGAAGAGAGAATCCAGGTCACATAGAATGATGGGTATACCACCATAGAGATTCCCAAACATGAGGAAGCTTTGGTTTGAAAGGATGAATAAATACCTGCTGATGGCACTTCTCACTCCTCACAGGGCTGGGCCTGGTAATAGCTTTTTCCTGAAGTCCCTCACTGTGTTCAACCATTCCTGATACACCTGTACTGGGGTATGTGCTCCTTGGCTTTATCAATGCTACCCTTCATCATTCTAGGCACCCTCTCCATGTGCATGGTCTACCAGGTGTCTTCTGATAGGGAACACCCCCTCTTCCATTTCATGATGTCCCCACCAGCTCCACCTCTACCACAGACCCAGACTCACCTGAGCTGCTGAAATGACTGTTGTCAGTAGAACCACTATAGTAGCAATTGAAGTTGCTCTTCTCTCTTTTGGGGGAGTCCAGAGAAATTTTGTCATACCCTTTTCCACTTGATGTTTGGGTGACTTTGGAATATACTTCATAGCCTGGAATTAACACCTCCTTTTGTTTAGGTTTGTGGGAAAATTTACTTATGTTAGCCCCCAAACACGTTTTGATGGTAAACAGTGTCCCACTCGCACCACCAAATTCATAAAGAGCTACTCTCTCTTCCAAAGACGAGGAAGCGAACTGCCCAAACCGCACAGAGCCCTTCCCACTGTAATGAAACTTGTTCCTGGTGCCTCGAGAAACATTGTGACAATTATTGTTACTCAGAAGCTGAAGGGCTCTTGTCAAGTAGTAATGGAAGGCCTTGTAATGGAAGTTGCCCGGATTTCCCCTGAATTCTCTAACTGCTCTGTTAAAATCTTCGTAGATTTTCCCAGTGTAGGCCACTAAAGCCGTTCCATGGAAGTCATGGAAACCTTTGGGATTGCTCATTGTGTTTTTTATCTCCTTCCATCGTTTCTCTGCCTTTTCCCACTCAGGTTTTAAATCCCTACTCATGTTGAAGTCTTCTTGTAACAGCTGGGGTGCTTTTCTCTCCATGTCTTTGACACAGCCCTCATACTGATCATCAAATGCATTGGGAGCCATGTCCAGGTTGGAAGGATCAGTCAGGCCTGTCACCTGAAAGAGAGAAGTAGGGTTCTTTGTTACTCACTAAGTTTGCTAAGTTATCAGCATGTTCTGGGTGCTGTCTGGAGCCTACAGCATGAGATGTACTCAGGCCACAAGGAATGCCATCCTCacacatggcacatgcatgcacacagtctCATTATGTTATGAGGGGTGTGGAACGACAAGGCTGATTTCTGATGGTTTGTTGTTTATGAATACTACAGATTTTCTTCTAATGTTTAGTCAGTATACAATATAACAGGCCttatcatgacattttcatacatgtatatcattGTATGTTGCTCATAATCACCCCCACATAATCTTCCTCTTACTGATATTACCTTTTCAAGACTTTTGCTCTCTACCATCCTCTAACTGCATACTCAACCTTGGGCTCAGAAACACCGCAAAGATGTGGGCAGCAGAAAGCAAGGTCAACAGGATGTGGGTTGAGAATATTACCTGCTGTGTGAAAAACCAAGTCAGGAGGAGTGTGTGAACTTTTGAGTCTAGAAGAGATATCATCTTCAACTTCAAGAGCATCTGCAAGCAAATATTAGACAATGAAAGTGGGATTCTACTCAGTTCCTGCAAGAGCAAGTGTGGCCCCAGAacctctctg
Protein-coding regions in this window:
- the LOC118575113 gene encoding T-cell ecto-ADP-ribosyltransferase 2-like, whose product is MQGFELPHSNTDPIYNLLECGNELVLQNHGHMVYMTRGNSFCGDPVLMLLKLKMISLLDSKVHTLLLTWFFTQQVTGLTDPSNLDMAPNAFDDQYEGCVKDMERKAPQLLQEDFNMSRDLKPEWEKAEKRWKEIKNTMSNPKGFHDFHGTALVAYTGKIYEDFNRAVREFRGNPGNFHYKAFHYYLTRALQLLSNNNCHNVSRGTRNKFHYSGKGSVRFGQFASSSLEERVALYEFGGASGTLFTIKTCLGANISKFSHKPKQKEVLIPGYEVYSKVTQTSSGKGYDKISLDSPKREKSNFNCYYSGSTDNSHFSSSGESGSVVEVELVGTS